In Parasteatoda tepidariorum isolate YZ-2023 chromosome 8, CAS_Ptep_4.0, whole genome shotgun sequence, the DNA window TAAAAATGTAGACCGTAAAAACTTTATCACTTTAAATTATTGGTCATTGAAATTggtattattatcattatattattactaaGCATATttccgaccggcctgtgtaggggacagagaactgtccttgcatcagaaagatcCTGGGCTCGAATCCCGGGCAaacatggatgtttctttctctctctgtgtgttctatgtcctttctcctttgtgtgtgaatgtgactcgccctataagcgggttgtggttgtgtgaatggcgtggcagaagtcgaattcctagCCATAGATGGCGCNAAAAAATAGTCATATTAGCCtacgaaataaattataaaacagatCAAAAAAGTTACGAAAGTATATAGTTgacatacaaaataataatacttcctggtttattattttcctgttttattatttatttatattattaaaaaaaaattttctctacaTATTTTGccaaagagatttttttatcagtgttctataataattaaaacgacatttttttatactattgtaAAAGGAGGCGTTGAAAGGTTTCGCAGCATGAATGTGACGTATATACTAATCAATTCTtcgttaataataaataaataaaaaaatttttacttaatgcctaatgtcattataaaatcattaatataattttaatactttatggCTAACGTCATTATAAcatcattgaaaattattaaatactttatgtCTAACATTATTATAAcagcattaattatttaataatttatgtctaACGTTATTATAACAACATTAATTATTCAACACTTTATGTCTAACACCATTGtaacattattaatattcattaatactAGATGTTAAACGTAACTATAcccactgtaaaaaaaatttgctcctAGATTTTTgcaactagatttttttttgcaccatcCATAAAATTCatctttacattaaaataatctgcagttttttttacagtaatatttatttgattacagTGATTTAGTGATTTGATTGATGTCGTAATATTTCCGccattttcattgaaaaaatgtcAAGTTCGGCCTAAATGCGACGAAATTATGGAAAATCGTGTCGCATTTAGGCACACtgagcttaattatttttcgtcaaaaatattactgcgctggtaaataattttacctatgagaaaatattgctttatccaagatttcaataaaaagcataaaagttatttatttgtctaTAACAATTCAGGAATGATGTGATATAAAACAGAAACCACGCATTggtttataaatcattaaagaTTATTgacaaagtttcaaaattaatcgtCCTTTtgtggttaaaaaattttgaacgcGTTGAGAATTAAGTATGACaatcttatataaaattaaaaaaaatccatatccATTTTCCGAATACCCATCTAGGGTAGGTCGGGattctaattaattatgaagtaaaaataatacagtcaTCATGTTTTCAAATTCTATGTTAAAGGCAAGGATAGAAGGAATCTCAAAAATATCTATTGATTTCCACTCGTATGccaaagcttttgaaaaatagcatccaattatttattttattaaaaaaaaaacaattaaatcaaaaaaaaatatatcacttaatttttaaaattatagaaattatgttttgcGTAATTTGTATAACTAAACATTTATAGcgaatactatatttttttaccgataaaaattctgtaatataatacaaaacttTCAGAAATCTCAGTcagatttttaagaattctgAAAGTTTATGCAATAAGCATTGAACAAATGATTACCTGCAAATAACCCTCATCATTTCAGTGACATCACCAAAGCGTATATTGTTTGGTTCCTTTTTTATCTCATCAGCACATGTTCCGATATCAGTCAGAGTTTCTACACCACATTTTGGATCAGATTTTAtagctataataataaaaattacaattatttaaaattattcttaaatcatTTCCATTTTgcgtaaaatattgattttaatatgaattaaactaaattaacttaacgaacaaacaaaaattaataaacacgaggtttaatttataaataaacgtAATGTTTTTGGGAAgttgcatttcaaattaaactaaattgaaaaatatacatatttaacgAACTCAGTAAAATGAAGATGCTTAGCGAGtagcaacaaaaataatttatatttgtcaCAAAAATACAGTCTTGTacagtctaaatttttttcaatatacgCAAGCACATAATTTAACAGCCTTCACTACTGAAATCAAACGGCATGAAACTTTTCAAACGTTTTGTCTATGCACTTTCGAATAAAATTTACCTAAATTGTTCAGAAAAAgcaaagtatggtcaaaactaccagaatatggtaatatttatCGTGGTTCCGACTCTATTGGGAAACcaaaaagttcggtaatttttaccgggACGCTTTGATagtgattttagtaaaatgaaaaatataatttggttttatgatacttaataaaatttggcaaCTTTATCACGATACATTTGAGCTTGatgtaaaaaccatttattctgttgaatttatttttcagttttgcatttttttactaaatgtgctgtaataagaactaaaattttacaaaccgctaccaaatgaatggtttaaatgccgtatattttagtttttattgccagaattgttgcttttttttccaggattttttttctctgtgtataaaaaaatctcaataaatcaacataaatttatgcaaattttaaaaaattcaaatgaagtatttgttttaagattatatggtcaatgtattatttaaaatcaaaaggagttaaacatttctgaaaattgaaaaaaaaacatgattttatttaataaaagctttttatcgATATCTATTTCGACTATGTACCAAAGTTcgattttcacttatttaataaaagaataattaggtaaattaataattaggtaAATTAACAATTAGGTACATCAGCAACAGtattttacagatatttttttcttcgtgtatatataaactgaatttttattagaatgttagatttaatttattctaagttcaaaaatatgcttaataaagaaaattcagtggaacaaaacaaaaaaaaaacactactaaaaatttttatatttctcgcGATGATTTAGTTGcaccaattaaattaattttaataaatggtgTTTAATTGGAATCCTTAACTACTGAAATTCTATCAGcctaaaaattttcgaaatttagcTTAACAGGTAACTATGTAAATTATATCCAGTTACATCGGCGAGTCGGCGTCCAGTTACGTCGGttcagttttgcatttcttAACTAAATGTGCCGCAATAggaacttaaattttcaaaactgttatCAATGGCTTAAATcctgtatattttgttttgtattaccagaatttttgtctttttttcaggatttttttttctctgcgtataaaaaaaatcttaaccaatcaacataaatttatgccaattttaaaaaattcaaataaagaaatttgttttaaaattatatagagtATGATGATTATATAGATTATGACGGTCAATGTATTACATCAAGATTATTAAGATGGTCAatgtattacataaaattaaaaggagttaaacatttctgaaaaaaaaatttaagcatgcttttatttaataaaagatttctaTCGATATCTATTTCTACTTAGCGCCAAAGTtctattttcacttatttaataaaagaatatttaggtaaattttacaattaggTATATCaactacaatattttacaagtatttttcaagtatattaaaaattttcaatacaatattttacaagtgtattaaaaattttcagaacttAGTTAAGCAGGTTTAGCTATGTAAATTATTTCCAGCTACGTCAACGAATCCTGTATTGCACTGGATAGCGGCATCGCGTTTACGCATTGCAACAAGTAAAGCGTTTCTGAAAtaggattattattattatccatcttaattattatcattataaattattatcatcattaattattatatttttaattattatcatttttaattattatcattattattattatcattattaactattatattttgaactattatcattataatttttgagtaaaaatcaTTCGCAACTTAAAAAGTATTCCCGTTAAAGCTAAAACATTATGATAGCATACAACTGATATAATCTCAAGTATCcccaaaataatttcaaagcaatatcataagtagtttcttagaaaaagaTACATAGAAAAAGGTAAGTTCTAGAATTATTGATATTTGCTCCACTGACTCcccttaaacatttaaaatattcgatTGGAAAGAAACTAAAACGTTcttaaagatacatttttaaaaatattatcatttaccGTTATATTCTTCTGTTCCTTCCGTGCAGATATCCATAACAGCTTTGTAAACTCTTTCAGCTACTCCAGCAAATCCGGTATTGCATTGGGCAGCGGAATCTCGCATACACTTTGCAATAAGTAAATTATCTCTGAAGAGaggaagatatatttttaacattattaattatgatcattatttattatttattattttcaccattatttatcatttattatttttaccattatttatcatttattattttaaccattatttaccattctatttttcttaaaattatttttatcatcgaAGTAATTAAATGATCTTAATACTcgtaaattatcatttatttcgttatttgaagaaaacaaatttaagtaattaaatatataatttaggttttcttgttgcttaaaatttctttgtctgttttataaaatttaaaactgctgaattgaatatatttacGCTCaacactttattttcaaaattattttctttttcttaggtTCTATgatgtttataattaatgtttcttAGCATaaatagtgattaaaaataaaatattttatttgtaaattaaaaaaattatttgtatcatGTAAATTAATGTAGTTAATGAAATTAGAGATTGAAATGAGTTGGTCAaacagtttttaagaaaataaaattagaaaacaattttgagagctttacttacttttaattaaatttcagaacatAGTTTAAGatggtgtaaaaatttaaagatttctaattcaaatatttttcaatgatcgAACCATatgattaaagaaaacaaataattaataaaatatgcttttgcaTTTGTTTTGGTTCGAGTAAATTTTTCCAGACATGGCGCATAACACGCAGAAAATAACGAATGCTTATGATTCTAANTATAAAGAAGCTAAACTATCgaactaatttaaatacattataaattattaatttttaatataaatggaaaatttgctcttaaattcatttaatatactCTCAAGTATtatgttcataattttaaatttaatattccgaattattgaatgaattttttagtttcaattctaaaatatcatgttttcTACATTGTAtgcataaaattcataaaagattaaatattactatcaccaactatgaataaaataagttaatttaattttttcttatctcgAAATGCTTTCTTTCGTAAGTTATAAACTAACTTTTGAACTTAACTTCTCAAGTACAATGTTCGAAAAACACTATTAGACtgtaagaatatattaaaatactatttttaaatactggCAAATTTTCTTCTCTCCGTCAGCAGGTCGCTCAGATTTTCTCTCTTCAAATCCTTTTACATTGCATTCCACCATTGCTCTACTGAAACATTCGAAATCGCACGTAGCCAAGCCTAAtgatactaaaatttaaaaaatatgaagaattaaatgcacgtatcatttttatgattaacaCAAAAGCGCTTATTGCAAATGAGGAAAATTCgcccaaaaaaatttatagtaattgttagaaaattaggtataatttttgtattttcataaatagcACAGAAATCATTGActtcaaatgaaagaaatttaacctAAAAGTAGTTAATGCTATTGGTTTGTAATGGCACTCAGACAAGCCGAGCTCTTCAACCATTAGCCTTGAGAATGAAGTCAAGAAAGATAATCTTCGTTTGACGAAAGAGCACCGCTAAGGTGAAAAAGAAACTCAGCTCAGAACTTTTCCTGATAGATTGTAGTACCACTCATTCGTGAGGCTTTTTCCACTATCTCCAGACTATCACAGACCAGTGTACTCACGGTACTGGTCTGTGACCGGATACAGGACTTTCTATTTCACAgaatttatgagaaaatatatCGCATGTACTAAGTGTATCTTAGGTAATCTAGGAGAGGATTGCAATCCGGCTCCTTCTGTGCAAAATCCGATGCTTCACCTACTGGGCATCAACGGGCAAAAGTTGTTAGTAATTGTTAGAAATGCGAGtaccatatttattattaccttAGAAAGCGACGGATATAAGTAACCAAAGTTGAACCAAAAACGTACGAAAGGCTagaaattaactataattataaatgaagcattttttccCCTGAAAATGTGAATTCATATGATGACAAATCCTTTCAAAGAACCACTTTTTTAgagtatattttacataaaaatttatgaaaaggaaaatagCATGATATATAACCCTAATCAGAGTATGCATTGCATGATATTTTATCCTATTTAGAGTATACATTACATAAGAGTTAATGTAaagataaatttcatgatattttatcCTACTTAAGAGTATGTATTACAGCACATAAGAGTTAatacaaagataaattttatactattcaATCCTACTTACGGCAGAGAACGATAACGCTGAAGAACTTCATTCTGTTACAATTTCCTGAAACGtgtaaaaacaatcaaaatcggaaggtatttaagtaaatttcccTTGAGAAAATTACAGATGGTTCTAGCAATATcgcaatcaaaattattttattaatttcttatcgAGGTATCAAAAAAGAGtaagaaagagagagaaataaTCTAAAAACGGTTATCTATGTACAATAGCCGTGAAAAGAgcgaaacaaattatttgtcaCCTGCAATATAATCTTttagcaaaaaagtaatattgacTAAGTGCATagtaattttattgctattattgcgacatttttttttctttaattatggtATCTTGCAAATGCTATTGACTCGCTGATATTTAACTTTGCTTAAaatgtacactgagaaaaagtatggttaaaactaccagaatatggcaaCTTTCAACGCGTTTCTAGGTCTATGAGAATACCAAAAAActaggtaatttttaccgaagcgctatgataatgctttttgtaaaattaacaataataatagtcATATAATGCGTGATTCAATTTAGTTAGtgaagaaaaatagttatacCGGcaattttgcaacatttttagAGTGAAAATTCTAACATTGTAGGAATGTCCTGCAATATGCAAGGAATgctgaaattaaaacttatcgtttttatgcaataattacaAGTATAaagttcaattaataaattttttttaaattacaaatttctaaataaaaatcgtattttttgcCATTATTAAAACTCTGTACATAGAgggttgaataaaaaaaattacagggAAATAACTCAACTAATTGCAATGGTATTTTCGCGAAAATAGTTCAATTTCCTCATAGATTTTACAAATGCCTTAAAAAAGGAGATACTAGACATTCTTGCGACATTATTCGACCTACTTCTCGTCCTTAGATCTCAGATAGGGCACCACTCATTGTGACCCACAGGATACAGATAAAAAGCAATTATACGTTGGGACCCCGAAGCTGGGTCAAACGAAAGAATAATAGTAGTAAATACTGAGAAAGGAACATGAAACAgcactaaaattttaagaattaagtaaaatataataataacaatcagTTGCTGGAAATGAAAGATTATTGACTATTTTAAAGACGTTTTCTtgcaatatttatgaatattgaaGCTAGTAAGACATTCTTGAGTgcgaaattttatatttcaatattatgttTACAAAGAGTACATAAtgtaatttaacagaaaaagttatatttaaaaggtttgggcattcatattttatgaatatcttaaaatttaaaatttattggtttttgtgcaataataataaatattgcaagcttagaaaatttttacactgtGAGAACAAAGCATGGTCAAACTActagaatgtggtaaaatttaccgcgtTTCTGGATCTGTGAGAAAGcttcgtaatttttatagaagcGATTgagtattttgagaaaattagcaataaagtatgattttataatatgcgacAAAATTCAGTAATATCATAATGCCTGtttataaaaacctttttattcctttaaatattgcatcagttttgaattatattttttttttactaaatatatggtAATTAGATCTTTGAAAACTAGTATTTCCGGTAAATcgttatcatatgaacggaaaaattgcacaatgaatggtttaaataattggaatattttgattttattatccaGAATAATGGTTTTTTTCTACCAGAAACGTCATAACAGtgaagtaattttactagaaattttttcaccGTTATTGAAAAAATCTCAAGAAATCACCCTTAAGTCTTTCtgcaaatttcgaaaaattcaaATGTAGTTTGTTTTATGATTATGTGAGTAATGGATTACGCAAAGTTATAATGAGTTTATTTAATCTTCTATCTAAAtctattaataagaaaattcaaCTGTTTCTTGTTTAATAAAGCATATCGGTGTATTTAAGTACATAAAAGATCACTATCTAGATTAAAACTTATGTCCAAGACTTATATTGCTATAGCATTGCTATCTAAATATCATTTCTGAAAACctgtaaatgaaaagaaatcaaatgacaaatattcctaaaaattatgtaaattattatattgtgaATCGTTAACAATGCATTATAAATCGAGAATGAAATATCTAGTAAACACAAGGTGTTTATTTCCATCAGTGCACTTTCCTATTATATAACGGTGCTAATTTTTACATCCTTATGTGACTTATACAAATGTAGGATCAACAGCTCGCGTgaatgtttttaactttaagtttaaaagttaaatattttcgaacTAGTTACGGAAatctcaactttttttattccatagtaagctgcaaaaaattatgaattaaattaccgt includes these proteins:
- the LOC107448839 gene encoding uncharacterized protein (The sequence of the model RefSeq protein was modified relative to this genomic sequence to represent the inferred CDS: added 133 bases not found in genome assembly); translated protein: MKFFSVIVLCLSLGLATCDFECFSRAMVECNVKGFEERKSERPADGEKKICQDNLLIAKCMRDSAAQCNTGFAGVAERVYKAVMDICTEGTEEYNAIKSDPKCGVETLTDIGTCADEIKKEPNNIRFGDVTEMMRVICRHIDGIKNCMYEKFEKCTVRTQEVFKYAMELYAEVQKGTCAILP